One Oncorhynchus tshawytscha isolate Ot180627B unplaced genomic scaffold, Otsh_v2.0 Un_contig_20697_pilon_pilon, whole genome shotgun sequence DNA segment encodes these proteins:
- the LOC121843184 gene encoding B-cell receptor CD22-like, giving the protein MSLRTAGSVLVVFLWSVTVVLGQNGWRVTYTTQSICTLKGSTVELTCSFRYPRGKVTTTFWFTEWGTGVEPKDLGQDPEYAGRLEYHGDKKKDCTLKITDLRERDSATYKFRFITDQTRGKYYGHPGVTLSVTGLQVKVTGGHQDKTLTCITTCTLTDNPTYIWYKNGHKVKEDTSSLDSDSFSDADSYSCAVKGHEDLLSPAVYGPRNTSVSVSPSGEIVEGSSVTLTCSSDANPPVQSYTWWYKKNGGDYQSMTGPQHVFNQIQSSDTGEYYCVSQNEMGTDRSRTINMDVKYAPKNTSVSVSPSGEIVEGSSVTLTCSSDANPPVDKYTWYFQNETFLNGCGQMYNISNFRSEDSGHYHCEAWNGRGSRNSTALMIIIPGKQTSVLTAAVGIIVVVLVLILCFSGFMWFRRSTGGSDSTADSQSVRPDCNSDTYTGLNMRTMSPDYDTLANVRLSQ; this is encoded by the exons ATGTCCTTGAGAACAGCAGGAAGTGTATTGGTGGTATTTCTCTGGTCTGTGACAG TTGTACTGGGGCAGAATGGCTGGAGAGTGACTTACACCACTCAGAGTATCTGTACCTTGAAGGGGTCAACAGTGGAGCTGACCTGCTCTTTCAGATATCCCAGAGGTAAAGTCACAACAACCTTCTGGTTCACTGAATGGGGGACTGGTGTAGAACCTAAAGATCTAGGTCAGGACCCAGAGTATGCAGGTCGTCTGGAGTATCATGGAGATAAGAAGAAAGACTGTACCCTGAAAAtcacagacctgagagagagagactcagctaCGTACAAGTTCAGATTCATaacagatcagaccagagggaaaTATTATGGAcatcctggagtcactctgtctgtcacag GTCTTCAGGTGAAGGTGACTGGTGGACATCAGGATAAGACACTGACCTGTATCACCACCTGTACTCTGACTGACAACCCCACCTACATCTGGTACAAGAACGGACACAAAGTAAAGGAGGACACTTCCAGCCTGGACTCAGACTCCTTTAGTGATGCAGACAGTTACTCCTGTGCTGTAAAAGGCCATGAGGATCTCCTCTCTcctgcagtgt ATGGACCAAGGAACACCTCAGTGTCAGTTAGTCCCTCTGGTGAAATAGTGGAGGGCAGTTCAGTGACTCTGACCTGCAGCAGTGATGCCAACCCACCTGTCCAGAGTTACACCTGGTGGTACAAGAAGAATGGAGGTGACTATCAGAGTATGACAGGACCACAGCATGTCTTCAACCAAATCCAGTCATCTGACACTGGAGAGTACTACTGTGTGTCCCAGAATGAGATGGGGACAGACAGGTCTAGGACCATCAACATGGATGTGAAGT ATGCTCCAAAGAACACCtcagtgtcagtcagtccctctggtgAAATAGTGGAGGGCAGTTCAGTGACTCTGACCTGCAGCAGTGATGCCAACCCACCTGTGGACAAATACACCTGGTACTTTCAAaatgagacttttctaaatggaTGTGGACAGATGTACAACATCAGTAACTTCAGGTCTGAGGACAGTGGACATTACCACTGTGAGGCCTGGAATGGAAGAGGATCTAGGAACTCTACAGCTCTGATGATCATTATACCAG GGAAACAAACATCAGTTCTGACTGCAGCTGTAGGAATCATAGTGGTTGTTCTGGTTctcatcctctgtttctctggCTTCATGTGGTTCAG GAGATCCACAGGAGGAAGTGATTCCACAGCAGACTCACAG agTGTCCGTCCTGACTGTAACAGTGACACGTACACAGGTCTGAACATGAGGACCATGTCCCCTGACTACGACACTCTGGCA AATGTGAGACTCTCCCAGTGA